AAGTTATACTTCTCAATGTCATGGGTAGGATATCCTAATTTGTTTAATGCGTAATTGGTGCTATGGGCCAGATCGGCAATGGTGTTTAGCAATGTACCGTCCAAATCGAATATAACTAGTTTCTTCATTGAGCTTTCTGTTTTATAATTAATCTTGCTATCTTGGATCTTTTCGTTTACAAAGGTAGAAAAGAAAAGACGCTCCTGCAAGATTTTTATGATGCAGGAGCGTCTTTTTGTATTTGGTTACTCTTTTTTATTTCTTTGTAATCCGAAACCAATCCACATCTGCCCAACCGCCGTCGTTAGTAACAATGGCAGGACGAGTACAGAACATACCAACCTTGGCACCGATCCATTGTCCTTCTCTTGCCCGGAAAGGAGCACCGAATGATTCAAACTTTTTCCCGTCAAGGCTATAACTGAAATTACACATTGCAATGAGGTCGTGCCCGCCTTCACTGCTCTTGATTTTCTTTCCGTCACAACTGAAACGTACCTTCAGATAAACCGTATTTTGAGAAAGGGGAACGGAGGCTCTCACTTCTTCCGGTTTTCCTTTATCCGCTCTTAGGCATTCAACTTGCGACAGCACAAGACCTTTATCTGTATTTTCAAGAATCAGTCCGGCATAGTCCCTGCCCATAACGACAAGTCCGGTACGTTCACCCTTGTTTTTCAGGTTAGGGCTGAACGTCAGCTTCATCGTTGCGCTGAAATTATCGGAAGAGGTTTTCTGTAGCAAGAGGTTAGCTACATCCCACAGGTTTTTATACTCTTCTACCACCGGGTAAGAGTATAACCTGACATGACTTTTGTCTCCCGCATAATACGCCCATTTTTCGTTGATGTTAGCGTGCCATTGCCATTGTGGCGAAAGGGTATAACCGTCAAACTCATCACTTTCCTGTGGAGTACAAATGGGATATGTCTTTCCTACATTCGGTTTCCTGTAAGTCAAAACAGGCTCACTGCAACCGTCACCGTCTTTGTCTGTTCCGATGACAGGCCAGTCGTTTACCCATTTCATCGGTTGCAGATGCATGATACGGCCGTAAGCGCCTACATCCTGGAAATGAAGGAACCAGTCTTCTCCGGTAGGGGTATCTACCCAAGCTCCCTGATGAGGCCCGTTGACGGGAGAGTTGCCTTGTGCCAATACCGTTTTCCACTCGTAAGGACCGTAAATGTTTTTGGAACGTAACACGACCTGCCAGCCTGTCGGTACGCCGCCTGCCGGATGAAAGATATAGTAATAGTCATTTCTCTTATACATTTTGGGACCTTCGCAAGTCTGGTGTGCCTCGTGTCCGTCAAATATGATACGGGAAGGAGTGGTTGCTTTCGTTGCCTCTGCATTCAGTTCGCAGATTGTGATTACACTTTTCAGTCCGGCACGACTTCCTGCGTATGCATGTACCATATATACTTTTCCGTCCTCATCCCAAAACGGGCAAGTGTCGATAATCCCTTTTCCCGGCTTTACAAGAACAGGCTCACTCCACGGACCTTTCGGATCTTTTGCTTTCACCATGAAAGCCCCCTGGTCAGGGTCTCCCCAAAAGATATAAAATTCACCGTTGTGGTGACGAATGGCCGGTGCCCATACACGGTTACCGTGTTCCGGTCGTTCCGGAGTTTCAATAGGAGTAAGGGCATTGGGGATGGCAGCGCCGATAATTGTCCAGTTCACCAAATCCTTGGAATGCAGAATCTGCAATCCGGGCAGGCAGTTGAAACTGGATGAAGTCATATAGAAATCATCTCCTACACGGCAAGCGTCCGGATCGGAATAATCGGCATAGAGTACCGGATTTTTGTATTTGCCGTTTCCGAGATCGGAAACCCATACTTCGGATACATAGTTTTTCTGTGCTACTGCGGTGAAAGCCGTAAGCAGGCAGAAAGCTAAAGTCTGTGTCAATCGTTTCATAATCCCTATTTAGTTATACAGATATCCTTAATTTTCACAGTGACGGGATGTGCCAGTTCTTCTTTCCATTGGCGGAGATAAGCAAACCACGCTTCCGGGGTTTTATATCCGAAAGTTTCTTTCATGGAAGTGAACGTGGTGTGATACCGGAAGTAGTTACTTCCCGGAGCAGTAATTGTATAAAGGAAGTTCGCTTTATCTTTCTCCTCCGATTTCACATAACGTTGAGGAATGCAGGTGCCGAGTCCTACTGTTTCTTTGGCATATTTCACTGTATCGTTTACGGGCCAGTCCGTACCCCAGCTTCCTACAAGACCTTGATGGTCGGAGAAAGATTTGGAATTACCTACAATATCCTGAACTCCTGTGCAGAATATCTCTTTTTTGAGCGGTTCGTCAAAGAAAGCCTCGATACGGAGATCTCGGTGTCCGGCATAGAGGGTATACCGTGTCGTCATATCCAGTTCCGAGCCTTGATATTGCCAGCCGGTCACTTCGATTTCTGCAATGACACGTACCGGTCCATAGGAGATGATACGTTCCGTGCGGGTCTCCACCGGAGTGACGTGTATTGCTTTCTGTCCATCCCAACCTTTCAAGGCACCCGGACCGCAGCTGTCAAATACCCGCAGCACATCATCCCCGAATCCTTTGGTTAGCTGTTCATCCGTAGGATAGAATTGTGATTCCTTGATTTCCAGTCCTTTGTTGAATTTGCCATATATATCCGGCGTCTGCTTTTCATTGAAATAAAGACGATAGCCTACTAACTCCGATTCCAACACCGGACCGTGAGGACGTACCATACTATATATATTGCTGGTACCGGGAACGGTAATAGCCTGTACCCGTTGATGTTTCCCTTTGCGGTGGTCTGTGATAAACATATCAGCATAAACCCGTTCAGGATAAGTCTTCGTGCTCTTTTCCGAAGAAAGAGTAATCCGGAATGTTTTTCTGCTCTGGGCAGGGAGTTCGGTAACGAATGCCAATTCATCCATTTTGTGGTCCCTGTTCAAGTCATCCAGTTGGGAAGGTATTTCATCGCTTCCTTCCATGACTACGGCAGACTTTACCTTGAACCCCATTTGAAGCTCGCGTAGGCTGATCACTACCGGTGCATCCGTTTGTGGTTGGTTCCAGTTATTATGTACCTCTATCGTAATCGTCTTTTCCTGTTTCTGAGCCAAGGTGGGCAGGATGACGCTCCCTAAAAGGAAA
The nucleotide sequence above comes from Bacteroides caccae. Encoded proteins:
- a CDS encoding DUF4861 domain-containing protein, which translates into the protein MKKNILIIAFLLGSVILPTLAQKQEKTITIEVHNNWNQPQTDAPVVISLRELQMGFKVKSAVVMEGSDEIPSQLDDLNRDHKMDELAFVTELPAQSRKTFRITLSSEKSTKTYPERVYADMFITDHRKGKHQRVQAITVPGTSNIYSMVRPHGPVLESELVGYRLYFNEKQTPDIYGKFNKGLEIKESQFYPTDEQLTKGFGDDVLRVFDSCGPGALKGWDGQKAIHVTPVETRTERIISYGPVRVIAEIEVTGWQYQGSELDMTTRYTLYAGHRDLRIEAFFDEPLKKEIFCTGVQDIVGNSKSFSDHQGLVGSWGTDWPVNDTVKYAKETVGLGTCIPQRYVKSEEKDKANFLYTITAPGSNYFRYHTTFTSMKETFGYKTPEAWFAYLRQWKEELAHPVTVKIKDICITK
- a CDS encoding glycoside hydrolase family 43 protein, with the protein product MKRLTQTLAFCLLTAFTAVAQKNYVSEVWVSDLGNGKYKNPVLYADYSDPDACRVGDDFYMTSSSFNCLPGLQILHSKDLVNWTIIGAAIPNALTPIETPERPEHGNRVWAPAIRHHNGEFYIFWGDPDQGAFMVKAKDPKGPWSEPVLVKPGKGIIDTCPFWDEDGKVYMVHAYAGSRAGLKSVITICELNAEATKATTPSRIIFDGHEAHQTCEGPKMYKRNDYYYIFHPAGGVPTGWQVVLRSKNIYGPYEWKTVLAQGNSPVNGPHQGAWVDTPTGEDWFLHFQDVGAYGRIMHLQPMKWVNDWPVIGTDKDGDGCSEPVLTYRKPNVGKTYPICTPQESDEFDGYTLSPQWQWHANINEKWAYYAGDKSHVRLYSYPVVEEYKNLWDVANLLLQKTSSDNFSATMKLTFSPNLKNKGERTGLVVMGRDYAGLILENTDKGLVLSQVECLRADKGKPEEVRASVPLSQNTVYLKVRFSCDGKKIKSSEGGHDLIAMCNFSYSLDGKKFESFGAPFRAREGQWIGAKVGMFCTRPAIVTNDGGWADVDWFRITKK